The proteins below come from a single Benincasa hispida cultivar B227 chromosome 4, ASM972705v1, whole genome shotgun sequence genomic window:
- the LOC120075263 gene encoding peptidyl-prolyl cis-trans isomerase E, whose amino-acid sequence MAQAVQKNTLYVGGLAEEVNESILHAAFIPFGDIKDVKTPLDQATQKHRSFGFVTFLEKEDASAAMDNMDGAELYGRVLTVNYALPERIKGGEQGWAAQPIWADADTWFERQQQEEEMQRIQAENRATMEAAEELHRKKLAQEREGEKEEEVDTKDDPMAKAEAEVLRQSS is encoded by the exons ATGGCGCAGGCCGTTCAGAAGAATACTCTGTACGTCGGCGGTTTAGCGGAGGAGGTGAACGAATCTATTCTACACGCAGCTTTCATTCCCTTCGGCGATATCAAAGACGTCAAGACTCCTTTGGATCAAGCCACTCAGAAGCACCGTTCCTTCGGCTTTGTTACTTTCTTGGAAAAGGAAGACGCATCCGCCGCCATGGATAATATGGACGGTGCTGAGCTCTACGGTCGTGTACTTACTGTCAACTATGCCCTCCCTGAACGTATCAAGGGTGGTGAACAAGGATGGGCAGCCCAGCCTA TTTGGGCGGATGCGGATACGTGGTTTGAAAGGCAGCAACAAGAGGAGGAAATGCAACGCATTCAAGCTGAGAATCGAGCGACTATGGAGGCTGCGGAGGAGCTGCACAGGAAGAAACTAGCCCAAGAACGAGAAGGCGAAAAAGAGGAGGAGGTAGACACCAAGGATGATCCCATGGCTAAGGCTGAAGCTGAGGTTTTAAGACAGAGCAGTTAA
- the LOC120076510 gene encoding cytochrome P450 78A5, translated as MSSSQTFNTLFLHFPISISQSFEALFLTLLLLSIFTFFLHPGGFAWAISKFKTTASTAIPGPSGLPFIGLFHVFTFSTPHRALSALANRFKAYPLMAFSVGLTRFVISSNPDVAKEILNSPSFADRPVKESAYELLFHRAMGFAPYGEYWRNLRRISATFMFSPKRIAGFEGFRKEVGIKMVREIEKSMVLKGDVRVKEILHFGSLNNVMMTVFGKCYEFCNGERDGVELEELVKEGYDLLGIFNWSDHFPLLGLLDLQGVRKRGRCLASKVNIFVGKIIEEHRMKREIKGYHQQEQEQEHNKDFVDVLLDLEKDDKLSDSDMIAVLWEMIFRGTDTVAILLEWILARMVIHQDIQTKAQNEIDSVIGKKWRAISDADIQKLPFLQAIVKECLRMHPPGPLLSWARLAVADVHVDGRVIPAGTTAMVNMWAITHNEKVWKDAEKFDPNRFMEEEISVMGSDLRLAPFGAGRRVCPGKAMGLATVHLWLAQLLQAYKWMPCSDESINNGVDLSECLKLSMEMKTPLVCRAVPRAGWGED; from the exons ATGTCTTCTTCACAAACCTTCAATACTCTGTTTCTCCATTTCCCCATTTCCATTTCTCAAAGCTTCGAAGCTCTGTTTTTAACCCTTCTTCTCCTCTCCATTTTCACCTTCTTCCTCCATCCCGGTGGCTTCGCTTGGGCCATTTCCAAGTTCAAAACCACCGCTTCCACCGCCATCCCTGGCCCTTCCGGCCTCCCATTCATCGGACTTTTCCATGTCTTCACTTTTTCAACTCCTCACAGAGCCCTTTCTGCCCTTGCTAATCGATTTAAAGCATACCCATTAATGGCTTTCTCTGTTGGGTTAACTAGATTTGTGATTTCTAGTAATCCTGATGTTGCGAAAGAGATTCTTAATAGCCCTTCTTTTGCTGATAGACCTGTGAAAGAGTCTGCTTATGAGCTGCTTTTCCACAGAGCAATGGGGTTTGCTCCTTATGGTGAGTATTGGAGGAACTTGAGAAGGATTTCAGCTACCTTTATGTTTAGTCCTAAGAGAATAGCTGGGTTTGAAGGGTTTAGGAAGGAAGTTGGGATTAAGATGGTGAGAGAAATTGAGAAATCTATGGTTTTAAAAGGGGATGTGAGGGTTAAAGAGATTCTTCATTTTGGGTCTTTGAATAATGTTATGATGACTGTTTTTGGGAAATGTTATGAGTTTTGTAATGGGGAGAGAGATGGGGTTGAGCTTGAGGAGTTGGTTAAAGAAGGGTATGATTTGCTTGGGATCTTCAATTGGAGTGACCATTTTCCCTTGTTGGGTCTCTTGGATTTACAAGGTGTGAGGAAAAGAGGTAGATGTTTGGCTTCTAAGGTTAATATTTTTGTGGGAAAAATCATTGAAGAACATAGAATGAAGAGGGAAATCAAGGGATATCATcaacaagaacaagaacaagaacaTAATAAAGATTTTGTTGATGTTCTGCTTGATTTGGAGAAGGATGATAAGCTTTCAGATTCTGACATGATTGCTGTTCTCTGG GAAATGATATTTAGAGGAACTGACACAGTAGCCATACTTCTAGAATGGATTTTAGCAAGAATGGTAATACACCAAGATATCCAAACCAAAGCCCAAAATGAAATTGATTCAGTAATAGGCAAGAAATGGAGAGCCATTTCAGATGCTGATATCCAAAAACTTCCATTTCTTCAAGCCATTGTGAAGGAATGTTTAAGAATGCATCCTCCAGGGCCACTTCTGTCATGGGCAAGGCTAGCGGTGGCGGACGTGCACGTCGATGGGAGAGTGATACCGGCAGGGACGACGGCGATGGTGAACATGTGGGCAATAACTCATAATGAGAAGGTATGGAAAGATGCAGAGAAATTTGATCCAAATAGATTCATGGAAGAGGAAATTAGTGTTATGGGAAGTGATTTGAGATTGGCTCCATTTGGGGCAGGAAGAAGAGTTTGTCCTGGAAAAGCAATGGGATTGGCTACTGTCCATCTCTGGTTGGCTCAGTTGCTTCAAGCTTACAAATGGATGCCTTGTTCTGATGAATCCATTAATAATGGTGTTGACTTGTCAGAGTGCCTTAAACTCTCCATGGAGATGAAAACTCCATTGGTTTGCAGAGCTGTTCCTAGGGCTGGTTGGGGAGAGGACTGA